The following proteins come from a genomic window of Ictalurus furcatus strain D&B chromosome 12, Billie_1.0, whole genome shotgun sequence:
- the c12h6orf47 gene encoding uncharacterized protein C6orf47 homolog encodes MPAVVGRVWAWVNPANLYRPWASKPKSLPVEGQEKSRWSLAGLTSWVWGGWRKQSDQKTLTEEYWEAQEEIIKPLEVEDLNAERLETPPPQSPPRWWNRIISPVFYLWPTSYKVRGLGERTSTWNDGSWDSDTKDGDFSDYATPPPSPVPLSQRSSTFRFFAKSWSGDVLPEHYEICFNFLRHLFDLFIVGFLLTVSPPAKFVLDVLGVQGALKLWLHGMAMFLVSSVGMAGLLWLVQEYLPQFALVYGIVQALVISVSVRQSVILGTGEDGKEEEEGSVEETEDTLAHTQSSSPVGKSVTVS; translated from the coding sequence ATGCCAGCTGTTGTAGGACGAGTTTGGGCGTGGGTTAACCCAGCGAACTTGTATCGCCCTTGGGCGAGTAAACCCAAAAGTCTTCCGGTTGAGGGTCAGGAGAAAAGCAGGTGGAGTCTGGCAGGGTTAACCTCCTGGGTTTGGGGTGGATGGAGAAAGCAAAGTGACCAAAAAACCCTGACCGAGGAATACTGGGAAGCTCAGGAGGAGATCATCAAACCTTTAGAAGTAGAAGATCTGAACGCTGAAAGACTCGAGACGCCTCCTCCGCAAAGTCCTCCGCGATGGTGGAACCGGATAATCAGTCCCGTGTTTTATTTATGGCCGACGTCATACAAGGTCCGTGGACTCGGTGAGAGGACGAGCACGTGGAACGACGGATCGTGGGATTCTGACACGAAAGATGGCGATTTTTCAGATTACGCCACCCCTCCTCCGTCTCCCGTCCCGCTGTCCCAGAGGTCGTCTACATTCCGCTTCTTTGCTAAGTCGTGGTCCGGAGACGTTCTCCCAGAGCATTACGAGATTTGTTTCAATTTCCTTCGCCACCTCTTTGACCTGTTCATAGTCGGCTTCCTGTTGACCGTCTCGCCCCCGGCCAAGTTCGTCCTGGATGTCCTGGGTGTCCAGGGTGCGCTCAAGCTTTGGCTCCACGGCATGGCCATGTTCCTGGTGTCCTCTGTAGGAATGGCCGGCCTGCTCTGGTTGGTTCAGGAGTACCTGCCTCAGTTCGCACTGGTGTATGGCATCGTCCAGGCGCTGGTCATTTCCGTCAGCGTGCGCCAGAGCGTGATTTTGGGGACGGGAGAAGAcgggaaagaagaagaagagggcaGCGTGGAAGAAACAGAAGATACTTTGGCGCACACTCAAAGCAGTAGCCCTGTCGGGAAAAGTGTGACAGTGTCTTGA
- the ppp1r11 gene encoding E3 ubiquitin-protein ligase PPP1R11 — protein sequence MAEVAGPSSETITETVQTGTPPPPQQEGRSLTIKLRKRKTDKKVEWSSDTVDNEHMGRRSSKCCCVYEKPRQFGESSTESEGEDEEGCGSAHCILGHGRGHGQRGGGTSTTPPNSGGTNPH from the exons ATGGCGGAGGTAGCGGGGCCGTCCAGTGAGACGATCACGGAGACGGTGCAGACGGGAACACCGCCGCCGCCCCAGCAG GAGGGAAGAAGCTTGACCATCAAGCTTCGAAAGAGGAAGACTGACAAAAAGGTGGAGTGGTCCAGTGACACGGTGGATAACGAGCACATGGGTCGCAGGTCCTCGAAGT GTTGCTGTGTTTACGAGAAGCCCCGGCAGTTCGGCGAGTCCTCCACAGAGAGCGAAGGAGAGGACGAAGAAGGATGCGGTAGCGCGCACTGCATTCTCGGCCACGGGAGAGGACACGGACAGAGAGGCGGAGGCACCAGCACTACGCCCCCTAACTCCGGTGGAACAAACCCTCACTAA